TATGCGCGGGGGACACCCGATCAAAGGGGCGTTTTTGCGTGTGAATCCACCACTTGGAGGGAGTAAAGAACATGGCAAAAGGAACGTTTGAGCGCACGAAGCCGCACGTGAACATCGGGACCATCGGTCACGTGGACCACGGCAAGACCACCCTGACCGCCG
This sequence is a window from Deinococcus humi. Protein-coding genes within it:
- a CDS encoding GTP-binding protein, with translation MAKGTFERTKPHVNIGTIGHVDHGKTTLTA